One region of uncultured Sulfurimonas sp. genomic DNA includes:
- a CDS encoding ATP-binding protein — protein MLKIHQIFIIKFLLLFVGTLLVASLISYIALRSIIIDHSKENLQNAIVLMSLELEGIDDLDAYSLKVNKNTLLRVTIIDSNGNIMAESNSDKESMDNHASRYEILKANQEEFSYSTRYSKTLGVDFLYVAKKLLYKGDSIYIRLSMSLEQVMSDFYSLWSKLFLLFLVVIVFAFFISNNMSAKIVYDIEQITLFLDEISNKNYKAIIKTKYFYEFLQISLMLKNLVKKLHSRDKQKRKYTAKLRLVNKQRNDILSAISHEFKNPVASIIGYAQTLEEDPDINPKTREKFLTKISSNADKISQMLDRLALSVKLENDDLEMQTKEFNLKTLCEEVASNLALKYRDRKINVEAKDIIVSADKTMMELVLINLIDNALKYSEAQVNVVLDNKQLSVLDRGIGIKAEHLDRVTSKFYRVKKNTWDNSMGIGLAMVSYVLKKHKSKLEIASEFSKGSTFSFSIKEMLKK, from the coding sequence GTGTTAAAAATACATCAAATATTTATAATTAAATTTTTACTTCTTTTTGTTGGAACTCTTCTTGTTGCTTCACTAATCAGCTATATAGCCCTTAGATCAATCATTATAGACCATAGTAAGGAAAATTTACAAAATGCTATAGTTCTTATGAGTTTAGAGTTAGAGGGTATTGATGATCTAGATGCTTATTCATTAAAAGTAAATAAAAACACTCTATTACGTGTAACAATCATAGACTCAAATGGCAATATAATGGCAGAATCCAACTCAGATAAAGAGAGTATGGATAACCATGCATCTAGATATGAGATTTTAAAAGCAAATCAAGAGGAATTTTCATATAGCACAAGATATTCAAAAACATTGGGAGTGGATTTTTTATATGTAGCTAAAAAACTTCTTTATAAAGGAGATAGCATATATATAAGGCTATCAATGAGTTTAGAACAAGTTATGAGTGATTTTTACTCTTTATGGTCGAAGCTATTTTTACTTTTTTTAGTAGTTATAGTGTTTGCTTTTTTTATCTCAAACAATATGAGTGCAAAAATAGTTTATGATATAGAACAAATAACACTCTTTTTGGATGAAATTTCAAATAAAAACTATAAAGCTATTATAAAAACAAAATACTTTTATGAATTTTTACAAATATCTTTGATGTTGAAAAATCTTGTTAAAAAATTACACTCAAGAGATAAACAAAAAAGAAAATATACAGCAAAATTAAGACTTGTAAATAAACAAAGAAATGACATACTTTCTGCAATATCACATGAATTTAAAAATCCTGTAGCATCTATAATCGGATATGCACAAACGCTTGAAGAAGACCCAGATATAAATCCTAAAACACGTGAAAAATTTTTAACTAAGATAAGCTCAAATGCAGATAAAATTTCTCAGATGCTAGATCGTCTTGCTCTTTCTGTAAAGCTTGAAAATGACGACCTTGAGATGCAAACAAAGGAGTTCAACCTTAAAACGCTTTGTGAAGAAGTAGCATCAAATTTAGCTTTAAAATATAGAGATAGAAAGATTAATGTAGAAGCTAAAGATATTATTGTATCAGCAGATAAAACTATGATGGAGTTAGTCCTTATAAATCTTATAGATAATGCTCTTAAGTATTCTGAGGCGCAAGTAAATGTAGTTTTAGACAATAAACAACTATCGGTTTTAGATAGAGGTATAGGTATAAAAGCAGAGCATTTAGACAGAGTTACTTCAAAATTTTACAGAGTCAAAAAAAATACATGGGACAATTCTATGGGAATAGGTTTGGCTATGGTTAGTTATGTTCTAAAAAAACACAAATCAAAACTAGAGATAGCATCTGAGTTTTCAAAGGGTTCTACATTTAGTTTTTCCATCAAAGAGATGCTAAAAAAATAG
- the murI gene encoding glutamate racemase — protein sequence MKIGVFDSGIGGLTVVKSLLKHKLFEEIIYFGDTARVPYGIKDKNTIIRYAIEAVEFFKNFELDLIIVACNTVSAYALSEMRESSTCPVIGVVEAGILATANSLTNKDANILILGTKATINSKAYENGLKKLGFNNLEAKATGLFVPIVEEEIYSGEILDATLKHYFSNLKKPDAIILGCTHFPLISEPINNYFLKESIIVHSGDAIVEYLEREFEFTHKYENPTLKFFASENPDALKNIANKWLSL from the coding sequence ATGAAGATAGGTGTTTTTGATAGTGGGATTGGTGGTTTAACGGTTGTAAAATCACTTTTAAAACATAAGCTCTTTGAAGAGATTATCTACTTTGGAGATACTGCTCGTGTTCCTTATGGTATTAAAGATAAAAACACCATCATTCGTTATGCTATAGAAGCTGTAGAATTTTTTAAAAACTTTGAACTAGATTTAATCATAGTAGCTTGTAACACAGTAAGTGCTTATGCTCTTTCTGAGATGAGAGAGTCTTCAACTTGTCCAGTTATAGGCGTTGTAGAAGCAGGAATACTTGCTACTGCAAACTCACTAACTAACAAAGATGCAAATATCCTTATACTTGGAACAAAAGCTACTATTAATTCAAAAGCTTATGAAAATGGACTTAAAAAACTTGGATTTAATAACCTTGAAGCAAAAGCCACAGGACTCTTTGTTCCAATAGTTGAAGAAGAGATATACAGCGGTGAAATCTTAGATGCCACTCTAAAACATTACTTTTCAAATCTTAAAAAACCAGATGCCATCATACTTGGATGCACTCACTTCCCACTTATATCAGAGCCTATAAATAACTACTTCTTAAAGGAGAGTATTATAGTTCACTCTGGAGATGCTATAGTTGAGTACCTTGAGAGAGAGTTTGAGTTTACTCATAAATATGAAAATCCAACTCTAAAATTTTTCGCATCAGAAAATCCAGATGCACTAAAAAATATTGCAAATAAGTGGTTATCTCTTTAG
- a CDS encoding nitrate- and nitrite sensing domain-containing protein, whose translation MSIKVKISLIMGLVFLFGTSYIAVNISQYMSKNESITKSKELNKLSLTLSNLMHELQKERGISTGHLSSKNDTFKQLLNEQRVLSDKKIKAFSSYIDSTDWGIFPESFKHVFTLVQKQLKNIGEKRSSIDSKTINLNQEISYFTDINAQLLHIFSWSSKLEKNEHITIFIDPYINFLKYKELLGLERAVLLNIFAAEKFEKNFYLEWLKITAKKDAYLDAFLNSSSEQNKAIYYKNRDRELLQERNHFRDILTSRIDEGTFDVQPAAWFYTATKNIDSLQDTEKKFYEENNKVLHDIELKSKENIINHTIYALILLALMIIIIFVIGNTIKSNIDYIKSLLDISDEGQIVMNTKFKILDYNQKASKIFHTLKIGDELNELLFNDQDIFIKNEAISFQNFLKKIIIQPNLTHTLRLNKKYYKITYKIFLKKRIISFYDITKEIIETKRNKLIFNLQNSIVVVKSKNSIENINNEFFDTFDYSSIKDFTSKHKCISELFLSKESHEYLKPMVDSMMWNEYIALHNKENHKVLMLDKFNKERIYQVESSGQVDGEEVITFSDITLLIEQKQLLANQAKFTAMGEMIAMIAHQWRQPLTTLGTILGKMNIMNQLDELSEKKYDEGYKKSIKIIKHMSNTIDDFRNFFDKKPNKENISIENLITKSLEILNDSFKQESITQTTIYDGDSKNTIINIDRSKFAQIILNICNNSIDEIKEKNILNPTIEIQVHKEDEFITISIIDNAGGIPQDIIPKLFDPYFSTKSKNGTGLGLYMSKMIVQDHLGGKINVHNTESGANFSLKLPLKSLDF comes from the coding sequence ATGAGTATTAAAGTAAAAATCAGCTTGATTATGGGGCTTGTATTTCTTTTTGGAACTAGCTATATCGCTGTAAATATATCTCAATATATGAGTAAGAATGAATCTATTACTAAGTCAAAAGAGCTAAATAAACTCTCCTTAACACTTAGCAATCTTATGCATGAGCTACAAAAAGAAAGAGGCATATCTACTGGTCATTTAAGTTCAAAAAATGATACATTTAAACAATTACTAAATGAACAAAGAGTTTTAAGTGATAAAAAAATCAAGGCATTTTCATCTTATATAGACTCAACAGATTGGGGCATCTTTCCTGAGTCATTCAAACATGTTTTTACCTTAGTACAAAAACAACTCAAAAACATAGGTGAAAAAAGATCTAGCATAGATTCAAAAACTATAAATTTAAACCAAGAAATAAGCTATTTTACAGACATAAATGCTCAACTACTTCATATATTTTCTTGGAGTTCTAAGCTAGAAAAAAATGAACATATAACAATATTTATAGATCCCTATATAAATTTTTTAAAATACAAAGAGTTATTAGGTCTTGAGAGAGCTGTTTTACTAAATATATTTGCAGCAGAGAAATTTGAAAAAAACTTTTACCTTGAATGGCTAAAAATCACAGCTAAAAAAGATGCTTACCTAGATGCTTTTTTAAACTCAAGTAGTGAGCAAAACAAAGCCATATACTACAAAAACAGAGACAGAGAACTTCTACAAGAAAGAAATCATTTTAGAGATATTCTCACTAGCAGGATAGATGAAGGCACTTTTGATGTTCAACCAGCAGCTTGGTTTTACACTGCAACAAAAAATATAGATAGTTTACAAGATACAGAAAAAAAGTTTTATGAGGAAAATAATAAAGTTTTACATGATATAGAGTTAAAATCAAAAGAAAATATTATAAACCATACAATCTATGCTTTAATTCTTTTAGCACTTATGATTATAATAATTTTTGTTATTGGCAACACCATAAAATCCAATATTGACTATATAAAATCTTTGCTTGACATTTCTGATGAGGGGCAAATTGTCATGAATACAAAGTTCAAAATTCTAGACTACAATCAAAAAGCATCTAAGATTTTTCACACCTTAAAGATTGGAGATGAACTTAACGAACTTTTATTTAACGATCAAGATATTTTTATTAAAAACGAGGCTATAAGTTTTCAAAATTTTCTTAAAAAAATCATCATCCAACCAAATCTAACTCATACTTTACGACTAAACAAAAAATATTATAAAATCACCTATAAAATCTTTTTGAAAAAACGTATAATTAGTTTTTATGATATCACTAAAGAAATCATTGAAACAAAAAGAAATAAACTTATCTTTAATTTACAAAACTCCATTGTTGTTGTTAAGTCTAAAAATTCTATTGAAAATATAAATAATGAATTTTTTGATACTTTTGATTATAGCAGTATTAAAGATTTTACATCAAAACATAAATGCATCTCTGAATTATTTTTATCTAAAGAATCACATGAGTATCTTAAACCTATGGTAGATTCTATGATGTGGAATGAGTATATAGCTCTTCATAACAAAGAGAATCATAAAGTTCTTATGCTAGATAAATTTAACAAAGAGAGAATCTATCAAGTTGAGTCAAGCGGTCAAGTAGATGGAGAAGAAGTTATAACTTTTAGTGATATAACTCTTTTAATTGAACAAAAACAGCTCTTAGCAAATCAAGCAAAATTTACTGCAATGGGAGAGATGATAGCTATGATAGCTCATCAATGGAGACAACCATTAACTACTCTAGGAACTATACTTGGCAAAATGAACATCATGAACCAACTCGATGAACTAAGTGAAAAAAAATACGATGAAGGCTATAAAAAAAGCATCAAAATCATCAAACATATGTCCAATACTATAGATGATTTTAGAAACTTTTTTGACAAAAAACCTAATAAAGAAAACATAAGCATTGAAAATCTAATAACAAAATCCCTAGAGATACTAAACGACAGCTTTAAACAAGAGTCTATAACTCAAACAACAATTTATGATGGAGACTCTAAAAACACCATAATAAATATAGACAGATCAAAGTTTGCTCAAATAATCTTAAATATTTGCAACAACTCAATTGATGAGATAAAAGAAAAAAATATATTAAATCCAACTATTGAAATTCAAGTACATAAAGAAGATGAGTTTATAACAATCTCTATTATTGATAACGCAGGTGGAATTCCTCAAGATATTATTCCTAAATTATTTGATCCATATTTTTCTACAAAAAGTAAAAACGGAACAGGCTTGGGACTATATATGTCTAAAATGATTGTACAAGATCACTTAGGTGGTAAAATAAATGTTCACAACACAGAATCAGGTGCAAATTTCTCTTTGAAACTACCATTAAAGAGTTTGGATTTTTGA
- the rho gene encoding transcription termination factor Rho: MSENNSQQPRKNNNRNSSKSRTHKPVAGASVEDLRTKSIEELVTLATELNVEHPNELKRQDVIFEILKAQTEQGGFILFSGILEIMQDGYGFIRSIDKSFNESINDAYVSNTQIKRFALRNGDVVTGQVRPPKDQERYYALIKIEAVNSLPPEESKKRPLFENLTPLYPLDQIKLEYREKGLTGRMIDLFCPIGKGQRGLIVAPPRSGKTELLKEIAHGITANHAEIDLMVLLVDERPEEVTDMERSVKGEVYSSTFDMPAKNHVKVAEMVIEKAKRRVELGRDVVILLDSITRLARAYNTVTPSSGKVLSGGVDANALHKPKRFFGAARNIEKGGSLTIIATALVDTGSRMDEVIFEEFKGTGNMEVVLDRKIADRRIYPAMDILKSGTRKDELLIGPDSLQKVFILRQMLHKQDNEVDALKFIYTTMGKKETNDEFLESMNTDS, translated from the coding sequence ATGAGTGAAAACAATTCACAACAACCCCGTAAAAACAACAATAGAAATAGTTCAAAATCAAGAACTCACAAACCTGTAGCAGGAGCAAGCGTTGAAGATCTTCGTACAAAAAGTATAGAAGAGTTAGTTACTTTAGCTACAGAGTTAAATGTTGAACATCCAAATGAGTTAAAAAGACAAGATGTAATTTTTGAAATACTAAAAGCTCAAACTGAACAAGGTGGCTTTATTCTCTTTAGTGGCATCTTAGAGATTATGCAAGATGGATATGGGTTTATCCGCTCTATAGATAAAAGTTTTAACGAAAGTATCAACGATGCTTATGTGTCAAATACACAGATAAAAAGATTTGCTCTTAGAAACGGTGACGTTGTAACAGGACAAGTTAGACCTCCAAAAGATCAAGAGCGTTACTATGCTCTTATCAAGATAGAAGCAGTAAATAGCTTACCACCTGAAGAGAGTAAAAAAAGACCTCTATTTGAAAACCTTACTCCACTTTATCCACTAGACCAAATCAAACTAGAATACAGAGAAAAAGGTTTAACAGGTCGTATGATAGATTTATTCTGTCCTATAGGTAAAGGTCAACGTGGTTTGATTGTTGCACCTCCAAGAAGTGGTAAAACTGAGCTTTTAAAAGAGATTGCTCACGGTATAACTGCAAATCATGCTGAGATTGATTTGATGGTTTTACTTGTAGATGAGAGACCTGAAGAAGTTACAGACATGGAGAGAAGTGTTAAAGGTGAAGTTTATAGCTCCACATTTGATATGCCTGCAAAAAACCATGTTAAAGTTGCTGAGATGGTTATAGAAAAAGCAAAAAGAAGAGTTGAGCTTGGTCGTGATGTAGTTATTTTACTCGATTCTATTACTCGTCTTGCTCGTGCTTACAACACTGTAACTCCATCGAGTGGTAAAGTTCTCTCTGGTGGTGTAGATGCAAACGCTCTTCATAAACCAAAAAGATTCTTTGGAGCTGCTAGAAACATCGAAAAAGGCGGAAGTTTAACCATCATAGCAACTGCTCTTGTTGATACAGGAAGCAGAATGGATGAAGTTATTTTTGAAGAGTTCAAAGGTACTGGAAATATGGAAGTAGTTCTTGATAGAAAGATAGCAGATAGAAGAATTTATCCTGCTATGGACATACTAAAATCTGGAACTAGAAAAGATGAACTCCTTATAGGACCTGATTCTCTTCAAAAAGTATTTATTTTACGTCAGATGCTACATAAACAAGACAATGAAGTTGATGCTCTTAAATTTATCTATACAACTATGGGTAAAAAAGAAACCAATGATGAGTTCTTAGAAAGCATGAACACAGATAGCTAA
- the modD gene encoding ModD protein: protein MNLLLEDIGYFDITTKGLGIQNKSATMSFAPKAEIILCGVDEVIKIMKELNIQYTLYKNDGEKVQAKELILECKADAQSLHKAWKISQNIFEYMSGIATFTSSLVQKARSVNPKINIATTRKNFPGTKELMIKSVMAGGGVVHRLGLHDSILVFEQHLNFLSTQEELESAFKKLKSEFLEKKITVEVDDFTQASYFASLGADILQCEKMDFDTLKKCVSLKEKYPYLLLSATGGVNESNIVEYAKCEVDFIVTSSPYHAKPLDIKVNINA from the coding sequence ATGAATTTACTACTTGAAGATATAGGATATTTTGATATAACAACTAAAGGTCTTGGCATACAAAACAAAAGTGCTACTATGAGTTTTGCGCCAAAAGCAGAAATAATTCTTTGCGGAGTTGATGAAGTTATAAAAATAATGAAAGAGTTAAATATCCAATACACTCTATATAAAAATGATGGAGAAAAAGTACAAGCAAAAGAGCTTATACTAGAGTGCAAAGCAGATGCACAAAGTCTTCACAAAGCGTGGAAAATCTCACAAAATATTTTTGAATACATGAGTGGCATTGCAACTTTTACTTCTTCTCTTGTACAAAAAGCAAGAAGTGTAAACCCTAAGATAAATATTGCAACAACTAGAAAAAACTTTCCAGGTACAAAAGAGTTAATGATAAAGTCTGTAATGGCTGGTGGAGGAGTTGTCCATAGACTTGGACTCCATGATAGCATCTTAGTGTTTGAGCAACACCTTAATTTTTTAAGCACACAAGAAGAACTTGAGAGTGCTTTTAAAAAACTAAAATCTGAATTCTTAGAAAAAAAGATAACAGTAGAAGTTGATGATTTTACACAGGCTTCATACTTTGCATCTTTGGGTGCAGATATTTTACAATGTGAGAAAATGGATTTTGATACTTTAAAAAAATGCGTAAGTTTAAAAGAAAAATATCCTTACCTTTTACTCTCAGCAACTGGCGGAGTAAATGAATCAAATATAGTAGAATATGCAAAATGTGAAGTTGATTTTATAGTCACTTCCTCACCATATCACGCAAAACCTCTTGATATAAAAGTAAATATTAATGCGTAA
- a CDS encoding DNA polymerase III subunit gamma/tau: MKESSEVLARKYRPSNFDELIGQETIAQTLSLALDSKRLSHAYLFSGLRGSGKTSTARIFAKALICEQGVSHKPCGICQNCTLAVQNRHMDIVEMDAASSRKIDDIRDLIEQTKYKPASARYKIFIIDEVHMLTKEAFNALLKTLEEPPEYVKFILATTDPLKLPATILSRTQHFRFKSIATKKIIDHLAHILNLEEIKYEADALEILARSGNGSLRDTLTLLDQAIIYSKNHVDVNTVTDMLGLVDPKFITDLFNAVFAKDYARLVEYTQILEDYEAEMVVDELIAYLKERMYNQDALFSTLVLDRFFRILSDSKSLFSINADGSFVLSLIFFKMVEALRIKEVDQMIESLQKEIKRPEISKINIAPIASVQEQSVQTEDIEVDEIPQVKKEEVTTQEGQTPTQAQMPNLSHKMFKELIESIKDRNANLGKCFEESIGFVYYEDETLTWESCADEECKKILTHGYSAIKQLVRETFGFETKIKHQACSKEIVQKKNDILVNPPKPQIQQPQMQYEQSTSMIEDAEIGGSASCVTNCSTSQNEAKEVSGANIKEEPLVQKAIELFEATKITIQSKI, encoded by the coding sequence ATGAAAGAGTCTTCTGAAGTTTTAGCAAGAAAATATCGTCCATCAAATTTTGATGAACTCATTGGTCAAGAGACTATTGCTCAGACCTTATCACTTGCTCTTGACTCCAAAAGATTATCTCATGCTTACCTTTTTTCAGGACTTCGTGGAAGTGGAAAAACTTCAACAGCTCGTATTTTTGCCAAAGCTCTTATTTGTGAACAAGGAGTATCTCACAAACCATGCGGGATTTGTCAAAACTGTACTTTAGCTGTACAAAACCGTCATATGGATATAGTAGAGATGGACGCTGCATCTTCTCGTAAAATAGATGATATTCGAGATTTAATAGAGCAAACAAAGTACAAACCTGCATCTGCTAGATACAAAATCTTCATCATAGATGAAGTTCATATGCTTACAAAAGAGGCTTTTAATGCTCTGTTAAAAACCTTAGAAGAACCGCCAGAATATGTCAAGTTTATCTTAGCAACTACTGACCCTCTAAAACTTCCAGCTACCATACTTAGTCGTACTCAACACTTTAGATTTAAGTCTATTGCTACTAAAAAAATCATAGATCACTTAGCTCATATCCTAAATCTTGAAGAGATTAAATATGAAGCAGATGCTCTAGAAATCTTAGCAAGAAGTGGAAATGGAAGCCTCAGAGATACTCTAACACTGCTTGATCAAGCCATAATTTACTCTAAAAATCATGTAGATGTAAATACGGTTACAGATATGTTAGGACTTGTTGATCCTAAATTTATAACCGACCTTTTTAATGCAGTTTTTGCAAAAGATTACGCTCGACTTGTAGAATACACTCAAATCTTAGAAGATTATGAAGCTGAGATGGTTGTTGATGAGCTTATTGCATATCTAAAAGAGCGTATGTACAACCAAGATGCACTCTTTTCTACTCTAGTTCTTGATAGATTTTTTAGAATACTAAGTGATTCAAAATCACTCTTTAGCATCAATGCTGATGGCTCATTTGTACTCTCTCTTATCTTTTTCAAAATGGTTGAAGCACTTCGCATAAAAGAAGTTGATCAGATGATAGAGTCTCTTCAAAAAGAGATAAAAAGACCTGAGATATCTAAGATAAATATAGCGCCTATTGCATCTGTTCAAGAACAGAGCGTACAAACAGAAGATATAGAAGTAGATGAAATTCCTCAAGTCAAAAAAGAAGAAGTGACAACTCAAGAAGGTCAAACACCAACACAAGCACAGATGCCAAATCTCTCTCATAAAATGTTTAAAGAGCTAATTGAAAGCATAAAAGATAGAAATGCAAATCTTGGAAAGTGTTTTGAAGAGTCTATTGGTTTTGTATATTACGAAGATGAAACTTTAACTTGGGAGAGTTGTGCAGACGAGGAGTGCAAAAAAATTCTAACGCATGGTTACTCTGCCATCAAACAACTTGTACGTGAAACTTTTGGTTTTGAGACAAAAATCAAACACCAAGCCTGCTCAAAAGAGATAGTTCAAAAAAAAAATGACATTTTAGTAAATCCTCCAAAACCGCAGATACAACAGCCGCAGATGCAATACGAACAAAGCACATCAATGATAGAAGATGCTGAAATAGGTGGAAGTGCAAGTTGTGTAACTAACTGCTCAACATCTCAAAATGAGGCAAAAGAAGTTAGCGGAGCTAATATTAAAGAAGAACCTTTAGTTCAAAAAGCAATAGAATTATTTGAAGCTACTAAGATAACTATACAATCTAAAATATAG
- a CDS encoding ABC transporter ATP-binding protein, translated as MELNPIIEVKDLHFSYKNHKVLSGINFELRKGEVVSLLGINGCGKSTLIKLILKLIDTDANIKIDAKDLNSYSHKDLANKIAYIPQYNNTLFNYQVLDMVLMARVSKLGFFAQPSKKDYEVAMNALEKIGMEHLKTRPFGQLSGGQKQMVLLARSIAQEVNTFIMDEPVAGLDYGNQIRLLELINSLASEGYTFLKTTHYPDHALLISSRVVVMHEGVIVADDLPQKVITKEMIERIYNIQADIITHDLHKRCVPIFTKNN; from the coding sequence ATGGAACTAAATCCCATCATAGAAGTTAAAGATTTGCACTTCTCATACAAAAATCACAAAGTTCTCTCTGGCATCAACTTTGAACTAAGAAAAGGCGAAGTTGTTTCACTCCTTGGCATCAATGGTTGTGGAAAAAGCACACTTATAAAACTCATCTTAAAACTCATAGATACAGATGCCAACATCAAGATAGATGCAAAAGATTTAAATAGTTACTCACACAAAGATTTAGCAAATAAAATCGCTTACATTCCACAATACAACAACACTCTATTTAACTATCAAGTTCTTGATATGGTGTTAATGGCTAGAGTCTCAAAACTAGGGTTTTTCGCTCAACCCTCAAAAAAAGACTATGAAGTGGCTATGAATGCACTAGAAAAAATAGGAATGGAGCATCTAAAGACAAGACCTTTTGGGCAACTAAGCGGAGGACAAAAACAGATGGTTCTCTTAGCGCGTTCAATCGCTCAAGAGGTAAACACTTTTATCATGGATGAGCCTGTTGCTGGACTTGACTATGGCAATCAAATAAGACTACTAGAACTCATAAACTCTCTTGCATCTGAGGGTTACACTTTTTTAAAAACAACTCACTATCCTGACCATGCACTTCTTATCTCAAGTCGAGTTGTAGTTATGCACGAGGGAGTTATTGTAGCAGATGATTTACCTCAAAAAGTTATAACAAAAGAGATGATAGAGCGCATTTACAATATACAAGCAGATATTATCACGCATGATTTACACAAAAGATGTGTGCCAATATTTACAAAAAACAATTAA
- a CDS encoding iron ABC transporter permease encodes MTHLNDVKYLIIATTLLVILSILSLLWGQFDIGISTFFEYLSYKLFSTPMSQDFALIESVLLDIRLPRILLAILIGAALATSGAVFQAMFVNPLVSPAILGVLAGASFGAACGMLISEHWLIVQILAFVFGFVAVGFALLISSMVSSSKSTVMLILGGVISASLFTSLLSIIKYVADPYSTLPTIVYWLMGSLSMAELHETLLVGIPITFSIVGMIFMSKYFDLMSLGDEEAKALGINVKLIRLLAIILATLASSLSVVMAGIIGWVGLIIPHIIRMAIGPSHKALIPLSAIVGAIFLLCADAISRLALNVEIPIGVLTSLIGIPIFIIVLKNARSAWN; translated from the coding sequence ATGACTCATTTAAATGATGTAAAGTACCTCATCATAGCAACTACTCTTTTAGTTATCCTCTCAATTCTCTCACTTTTGTGGGGGCAGTTTGATATTGGCATCTCTACTTTTTTTGAGTATTTAAGTTATAAATTATTTTCAACTCCTATGAGTCAAGATTTTGCCTTAATAGAGAGTGTTTTACTAGATATTCGTCTTCCTAGAATTCTTTTGGCTATATTAATAGGCGCAGCTTTAGCTACGAGTGGAGCGGTATTTCAAGCGATGTTTGTAAACCCTCTTGTCTCTCCTGCTATTTTAGGAGTTTTAGCTGGAGCTTCATTTGGTGCGGCTTGTGGGATGCTTATATCTGAACATTGGCTTATTGTGCAGATTTTAGCCTTTGTTTTTGGTTTTGTAGCGGTTGGTTTTGCTTTGCTTATTAGCTCCATGGTAAGCTCCTCAAAATCAACTGTTATGTTGATTTTAGGTGGAGTTATAAGTGCTTCACTCTTTACTTCTCTTCTTTCTATCATAAAGTACGTAGCAGACCCTTACTCAACACTGCCGACTATAGTTTACTGGCTTATGGGTTCACTCTCTATGGCTGAACTTCATGAGACTCTACTTGTTGGCATACCTATAACTTTTAGTATAGTTGGGATGATTTTTATGAGTAAGTATTTTGATTTAATGAGTTTAGGTGATGAAGAAGCAAAAGCTCTTGGTATAAATGTAAAACTTATCCGCTTACTTGCCATTATTTTAGCTACTCTTGCTAGTTCGCTTAGTGTTGTTATGGCTGGAATTATCGGATGGGTAGGACTTATTATTCCTCACATTATACGCATGGCAATTGGTCCATCTCATAAAGCACTTATTCCTTTGAGTGCCATTGTTGGTGCTATATTTTTACTTTGTGCAGATGCCATCTCAAGATTAGCTTTAAATGTTGAGATTCCCATAGGAGTATTGACTTCACTTATAGGAATCCCCATCTTTATCATAGTTTTAAAAAATGCGAGGTCTGCATGGAACTAA